From a region of the Tenggerimyces flavus genome:
- a CDS encoding ROK family glucokinase, protein MPLIQALTIGVDIGGTKVAAGVVDPDGNVLHHVRRDTPSSSPQATEDTIADVVDELRRRYEVTAVGIGAAGWIDVTGSSVMFSPHLAWRHEPLRDAVRRRIRLPVVVENDANAAAWAEWMFGAGQGESHLVCVTLGTGIGGAVITDGILMRGKYGVAGEFGHQTVVPGGHRCECGNRGCWEQYASGNSLVREAREIAASGSPVAQYLLDKAGGDPQKITGPMVTEAAKGGDPVAVELLEEVGRWLGVGLANIAAAFDPGTFVIGGGVCEAGELFLGPARETFRRTLTGRGFRPEARILRAALGPDAGLVGAAELARENARLFRRRRKPRPPASARLRARVDRLTEGLAEEGPRLR, encoded by the coding sequence ATGCCGTTGATCCAGGCGCTCACGATCGGCGTCGACATCGGTGGGACGAAGGTCGCCGCCGGCGTGGTCGACCCTGACGGCAACGTGCTGCACCACGTCCGCCGCGACACCCCGTCGAGCAGCCCGCAGGCGACCGAGGACACGATCGCCGACGTCGTCGACGAGCTGCGGCGGCGGTACGAGGTCACCGCGGTCGGCATCGGCGCCGCCGGGTGGATCGACGTGACCGGCTCGTCGGTGATGTTCTCGCCGCACCTGGCCTGGCGGCACGAGCCGTTGCGGGACGCCGTACGCCGCCGGATCCGGCTGCCCGTCGTCGTGGAGAACGACGCGAACGCCGCCGCCTGGGCCGAGTGGATGTTCGGCGCCGGCCAGGGCGAGAGCCATCTCGTCTGCGTGACGCTGGGGACCGGCATCGGCGGCGCGGTGATCACCGACGGGATCCTGATGCGCGGCAAGTACGGCGTGGCGGGGGAGTTCGGGCACCAGACCGTGGTGCCGGGCGGGCATCGCTGCGAGTGCGGCAACCGCGGCTGCTGGGAGCAGTACGCGAGCGGCAATTCTTTGGTGCGCGAGGCCCGCGAGATCGCGGCGTCGGGGTCGCCGGTCGCGCAATACCTGCTGGACAAGGCCGGCGGCGATCCGCAGAAGATCACCGGGCCGATGGTCACCGAGGCCGCGAAGGGCGGCGACCCGGTGGCGGTCGAGCTGCTGGAGGAGGTCGGCCGCTGGCTCGGCGTGGGCTTGGCGAACATCGCGGCGGCGTTCGATCCCGGCACGTTCGTCATCGGTGGTGGCGTGTGTGAGGCGGGGGAGCTGTTCCTCGGTCCGGCGCGCGAGACCTTCCGTCGTACGTTGACCGGCCGCGGCTTCCGTCCCGAGGCCCGGATCCTGCGCGCGGCGCTGGGCCCGGACGCGGGGCTGGTCGGTGCGGCGGAACTGGCCCGCGAGAACGCCCGGCTGTTCCGTCGCCGGCGCAAGCCCCGTCCGCCCGCGTCAGCCCGCCTGCGTGCGCGTGTCGACCGGCTCACGGAGGGGCTGGCGGAAGAAGGCCCCCGCCTGCGGTAG
- the iolC gene encoding 5-dehydro-2-deoxygluconokinase — protein MGRVGVDLYPNDLGVHLQDVTTFSKFLGGSATNVAVAAARHGRRSAVITRTGADPFGEYIHQALRGFGVDDRYVTPVEHLPTPVVFCEIFPPDNFPLYFYRFPKAPDLEIHEHELDLEAIKDARIFWVTGTGLSEEPSRSSTLKALQAREHKTHTVLDLDYRPMFWPAENEAREVIGSAVEHATVAVGNLDEVEIAVGTRDADKAAQALLDRGVELAVVKQGPRGVLARTKDEEARVPPVPVEVVNGLGAGDAFGGALSHGLLSGWPLERVMRFANAAGAYVAARLACADAMPNEEEVDALLREAGHAER, from the coding sequence ATGGGCCGGGTCGGCGTCGATCTCTACCCGAACGACCTCGGCGTTCACCTGCAGGACGTCACCACGTTCAGCAAGTTCCTCGGCGGCAGCGCCACCAACGTCGCCGTCGCGGCGGCGCGGCACGGCAGAAGATCAGCGGTGATCACGCGGACCGGCGCAGACCCGTTCGGTGAGTACATTCACCAAGCCCTGCGGGGATTCGGCGTCGACGACCGGTACGTCACCCCGGTCGAGCACCTGCCGACCCCCGTCGTCTTCTGCGAGATCTTCCCGCCCGACAACTTCCCGCTCTACTTCTACCGCTTCCCCAAGGCGCCCGACCTCGAGATCCACGAGCACGAGCTCGACCTCGAAGCGATCAAGGACGCAAGGATCTTCTGGGTCACCGGCACCGGCCTGTCCGAGGAGCCGAGCCGAAGCTCCACGCTCAAAGCGCTACAGGCCAGAGAGCACAAGACCCACACCGTCCTCGACCTCGACTACCGCCCCATGTTCTGGCCAGCGGAGAACGAGGCCCGCGAGGTCATCGGCAGCGCGGTCGAACACGCCACGGTCGCGGTCGGCAACCTCGACGAGGTCGAGATCGCCGTCGGCACCCGCGACGCCGACAAGGCGGCGCAAGCCCTCCTTGACAGAGGCGTCGAGCTCGCCGTCGTCAAGCAAGGCCCGCGCGGAGTCCTCGCCAGAACGAAGGACGAGGAAGCACGCGTCCCACCCGTTCCGGTCGAGGTGGTGAACGGGCTCGGCGCCGGCGACGCGTTCGGCGGCGCGCTCAGCCACGGCCTGCTCAGCGGCTGGCCGCTCGAGCGCGTCATGCGTTTCGCCAACGCAGCAGGGGCATACGTCGCAGCGCGCCTCGCCTGCGCCGACGCGATGCCGAACGAGGAAGAGGTCGACGCACTGCTCCGAGAGGCCGGACATGCGGAACGTTGA
- the iolB gene encoding 5-deoxy-glucuronate isomerase: protein MSEHHRPAGTLVNPPWALELTPKQAGWTYSSLRVLELRPGQSHTFDTGEEEMVVLPLAARDLQVEVDGEPFALAGRDSVFAGPSDFVYAPRESEVTVRSATDARVAFTGAKCNRRLTARYGPGTEVPVELRGAGQCSREVRNFGAAGVFEADKLIAVEVVTPAGNWSSYPPHKHDEDRPGEESVLEEIYYFEVGDGPTGPGLAYQRVYGTAERPIDVFAEVRTGDVVAIPHGWHGPSMAVPGYDLYYLNVMAGPSDDRAWLICDDPAHGWIRETWADQPVDPRLPMGGHT, encoded by the coding sequence GTGAGCGAACACCACCGGCCAGCGGGAACGTTGGTCAACCCGCCGTGGGCGCTCGAGCTCACGCCGAAGCAGGCGGGCTGGACGTACAGCAGCCTGCGCGTGCTCGAGCTGAGGCCGGGCCAGTCGCACACGTTCGACACCGGCGAGGAGGAGATGGTCGTCCTCCCGCTCGCCGCGCGCGACCTGCAGGTCGAGGTCGACGGCGAGCCGTTCGCGCTCGCCGGCCGCGACTCGGTCTTCGCCGGACCGTCCGACTTCGTCTATGCCCCGCGCGAGTCCGAGGTCACCGTACGTTCCGCGACCGACGCCCGCGTCGCGTTCACCGGAGCGAAATGCAACCGGCGCTTGACGGCACGGTATGGCCCGGGCACCGAGGTCCCGGTCGAGCTGCGCGGCGCGGGGCAGTGCAGCCGCGAGGTACGCAACTTCGGCGCCGCCGGCGTGTTCGAGGCCGACAAGCTCATCGCCGTCGAGGTCGTCACGCCCGCGGGCAACTGGTCGTCGTACCCGCCGCACAAGCACGACGAGGACCGGCCCGGCGAGGAGTCGGTGCTCGAGGAGATCTACTACTTCGAGGTCGGCGACGGCCCGACCGGCCCGGGCCTGGCGTATCAGCGGGTCTACGGCACGGCCGAGCGGCCGATCGACGTGTTCGCCGAGGTGCGGACCGGCGACGTCGTGGCGATCCCGCACGGCTGGCATGGCCCGTCGATGGCGGTGCCGGGCTACGACCTGTACTACCTGAACGTGATGGCCGGCCCGAGCGACGACCGAGCCTGGCTGATCTGCGACGACCCGGCCCACGGCTGGATCCGAGAGACCTGGGCTGACCAGCCCGTCGACCCGCGGCTTCCCATGGGAGGACACACGTGA
- a CDS encoding Cgl0159 family (beta/alpha)8-fold protein has protein sequence MRNVDLRQLTEIRMRDPQSIAEAYDSRRRRPFVGPSGRLMIIAADHPARGALRAAGRDNAMADRQDLLERLQTALARPGVDGILAAPDVIEDLLLLGALEGKVVIGSMNRGGLPGAVFEADDRFTGYDAKSIDKRGLDAGKMLLRIDPEDAKTADTIEACARAVSKLADHDKVAIVEPFISRRVNGQLTNDLSPDAVIQSIVIGSALGTTSAYTWLKLPCVEEMERVASASTLPIVLLGGEGGDPDESFAKWDKALRLPTVRGLTVGRTLLYPPNDDVAAAVDTAVSLLPTEEPT, from the coding sequence ATGCGGAACGTTGACCTCCGGCAACTCACCGAGATCCGGATGCGCGATCCGCAATCCATCGCCGAGGCGTACGACTCGCGCCGCCGCCGCCCGTTCGTCGGCCCCTCCGGCCGGCTGATGATCATCGCCGCTGACCACCCAGCAAGAGGTGCGCTGCGCGCCGCCGGCCGGGACAACGCGATGGCCGACCGCCAGGACCTGCTCGAAAGGCTCCAAACAGCCCTCGCGCGACCTGGCGTCGACGGCATCCTCGCCGCCCCCGACGTGATCGAGGACCTGCTGCTGCTCGGCGCCCTCGAGGGCAAGGTCGTGATCGGTTCGATGAACCGCGGCGGTCTGCCCGGCGCCGTCTTCGAGGCCGACGACCGGTTCACCGGGTACGACGCGAAGAGCATCGACAAGCGCGGCCTCGACGCCGGCAAGATGCTGCTCCGCATCGACCCTGAGGACGCCAAGACCGCCGACACCATCGAGGCCTGCGCGCGGGCGGTGTCGAAGCTCGCCGACCACGACAAGGTCGCGATCGTCGAGCCGTTCATCTCTCGCCGCGTCAATGGGCAGTTGACGAACGACCTCAGCCCGGACGCCGTCATCCAGTCCATCGTGATCGGCTCGGCGCTCGGCACCACGAGCGCGTACACCTGGCTCAAGCTGCCCTGTGTCGAGGAGATGGAACGCGTCGCGTCCGCGAGTACGCTGCCGATCGTGCTCCTCGGCGGCGAGGGCGGCGACCCGGACGAGTCGTTCGCCAAATGGGACAAGGCACTTCGGCTGCCGACGGTTCGTGGCCTCACCGTCGGACGAACGCTGCTGTACCCGCCGAACGACGACGTCGCCGCGGCCGTCGACACCGCCGTCAGCCTGCTGCCGACAGAGGAGCCGACGTGA
- a CDS encoding Gfo/Idh/MocA family protein translates to MRVGLVGVGRIGVLHAENLRELPQVEQLVVADADPGRARAIAEKLGLRAADSVDDLLASKPDGIVIAAATPAHTELVTKAAAAKIATFCEKPLAPTVEGTKDVIKLADDAGIKLQLGFQRRFDPGYQQARERVQSGELGFLHTIVATTMDQAPPHADYIPTSGGIFRDCAVHDFDIVRWTTGREIVEVYATGANKGADFFKQAGDVDTGQVLVTLDDGTLGTIAVTRYNGAGYDVRLEAHGEKGMVAVGLDDRAPLRSTEAEALWPAGPAYQTFSERFAIAYAEELKAFVDLIANGGEPKATARDALEALYLAEAAEKSRKERRPVRVEEVRV, encoded by the coding sequence ATGAGAGTTGGCCTCGTCGGAGTCGGACGCATCGGCGTCCTGCACGCCGAGAACCTTCGTGAACTCCCGCAGGTCGAGCAGCTCGTGGTGGCTGACGCGGATCCCGGCCGAGCGCGCGCCATCGCTGAGAAGCTCGGCCTGCGGGCCGCCGACAGCGTCGACGACCTCCTGGCCAGCAAGCCCGACGGCATCGTCATCGCCGCAGCCACGCCCGCGCACACCGAGCTGGTCACGAAGGCGGCAGCAGCCAAGATCGCCACGTTCTGCGAGAAGCCGCTCGCCCCGACCGTCGAGGGCACCAAGGACGTCATCAAGCTGGCCGACGACGCCGGCATCAAGCTCCAACTCGGCTTCCAGCGACGGTTCGACCCCGGCTACCAGCAAGCCAGGGAACGCGTCCAAAGCGGCGAGCTCGGCTTCCTCCACACCATCGTCGCCACCACCATGGACCAAGCGCCCCCGCACGCCGACTACATCCCCACCTCCGGCGGCATCTTCCGCGACTGCGCCGTCCACGACTTCGACATCGTCCGCTGGACCACCGGCCGCGAGATCGTCGAGGTGTACGCGACCGGCGCCAACAAGGGTGCCGATTTCTTCAAGCAGGCAGGCGATGTCGACACCGGCCAGGTCCTCGTCACGCTCGACGACGGAACGCTTGGCACGATCGCCGTCACCCGCTACAACGGCGCCGGGTACGACGTCCGCCTCGAGGCCCACGGCGAGAAGGGCATGGTCGCGGTCGGACTCGACGACCGCGCACCGCTCCGCTCCACCGAGGCCGAGGCGCTCTGGCCCGCCGGCCCCGCCTACCAGACGTTCTCCGAACGCTTCGCCATCGCGTACGCCGAAGAGCTGAAGGCGTTCGTCGACCTGATCGCGAACGGCGGCGAGCCCAAGGCCACCGCACGAGACGCCCTCGAAGCGCTCTACCTCGCCGAGGCCGCCGAGAAATCCCGCAAGGAACGCCGCCCGGTCAGGGTCGAGGAGGTAAGGGTGTGA
- a CDS encoding zinc finger domain-containing protein, with protein MDELQDASDDKAAMWVKVLSIPCPTCGRRAGQRCVDAGGAECYGLGRQHVLRVERSGVRVGTLRALLAKRGLI; from the coding sequence ATGGACGAACTACAAGACGCCAGCGACGACAAGGCGGCCATGTGGGTCAAGGTGCTGTCGATCCCGTGCCCGACCTGCGGGCGTCGGGCCGGACAACGGTGCGTGGACGCGGGCGGTGCCGAGTGCTACGGGCTCGGCCGGCAACACGTGCTGCGGGTCGAGCGGTCCGGGGTCCGGGTCGGCACGCTGCGCGCGTTGCTTGCGAAACGCGGCCTGATCTAG
- a CDS encoding phage major capsid protein has product MKVPFIREIALTCIDATKVPRQGTDQGSALVGDFRMATLLTREGIRIDWSESVGESFQRNQIVFRAETRVGLAITRPGAFATVDLAA; this is encoded by the coding sequence ATGAAGGTGCCCTTCATACGGGAAATCGCGCTGACCTGCATCGATGCAACGAAAGTGCCCCGCCAGGGCACTGACCAGGGGTCCGCGCTCGTGGGCGACTTCCGCATGGCGACCTTGCTGACGCGTGAAGGAATCCGCATCGATTGGTCCGAGTCGGTGGGCGAGTCGTTCCAGCGCAATCAGATCGTGTTCCGTGCCGAGACGCGCGTCGGACTCGCGATCACCCGACCGGGAGCGTTCGCCACGGTCGACCTGGCTGCATAG
- a CDS encoding GntR family transcriptional regulator produces the protein MTGALDVSVDRSSRVPLYLQVAQQLEREILSGRYPSGERLPNEVELADRLALSRPTLRQAIQALVDKGLLVRKRGVGTQVVGSGSSQVRRSLELSSLYDDLSAAGQRPSTSVTDLRTVPASAEVASALGIEVSSPVVRVRRLRSASGEPLALMTNHLPEGLVSLSVSSLERVGLYALIREAAINLRVAKQTVGAKVASASEARSLSEPKGAALLTMTRIAYDDRGNAVEYGTHLYRASRYSFELTLVDR, from the coding sequence ATGACGGGAGCCCTGGACGTCTCGGTCGACCGGTCGAGCCGGGTTCCGCTCTACCTGCAGGTCGCTCAGCAACTGGAGCGGGAGATCCTCTCCGGCAGGTACCCGTCTGGGGAGCGGCTGCCCAACGAGGTGGAGCTGGCCGATCGGCTCGCGCTGTCGCGGCCGACGTTGCGCCAGGCGATCCAGGCGCTGGTGGACAAGGGGCTGCTCGTTCGCAAGCGCGGGGTGGGGACCCAGGTGGTGGGGTCTGGGTCTTCGCAGGTGCGGCGGTCTTTGGAGCTGTCGAGCCTGTACGACGACCTGTCGGCGGCTGGGCAGCGGCCTTCGACCTCGGTGACGGATCTGCGGACGGTGCCCGCGTCCGCTGAGGTCGCTTCGGCTCTGGGGATCGAGGTCTCCTCACCGGTGGTGCGCGTGCGGCGGCTGCGTTCGGCGTCGGGCGAACCGTTGGCGTTGATGACGAACCACCTGCCCGAGGGCCTGGTGTCGTTGTCGGTGTCCTCGTTGGAACGGGTCGGCCTGTATGCGCTGATCCGCGAGGCGGCGATCAACCTCCGGGTCGCGAAGCAGACGGTCGGGGCGAAGGTGGCCTCCGCGTCGGAAGCTCGCTCACTGAGCGAACCCAAGGGCGCGGCGTTGCTGACGATGACGCGGATCGCGTATGACGACAGGGGAAACGCCGTCGAGTACGGCACCCACCTCTACCGCGCCTCCCGCTACTCCTTCGAGCTCACCCTCGTCGACCGCTAA
- a CDS encoding helix-turn-helix domain-containing protein — protein MTASMDRADRTPNDVLRAWRMSQHLSQDDLARMLRDAGQATGRPNDASKRLVQRWESGTTRTVRPVYARALEAVAGLPVEALGFSTRVTPDGRGGHDLAANGGHGGNGNAEPADDPQAAPETAQSKTIPGNYTGVWLSEYEYYSSSRDASFTARHYVVLLHHGNRLTVRSLPQSADAPGSTLTMALEVDQNVVTGTWREETSPSGFYVGAVYHGAIQMLVEPTGRRIAGKWLGFGKGFDVNTGPWTLTFRDASTSQATLDTYSRPPDE, from the coding sequence ATGACCGCGAGCATGGACCGGGCAGACCGGACCCCGAACGACGTGCTCCGCGCATGGCGGATGAGTCAGCACCTGTCCCAAGACGATCTGGCCCGCATGCTCCGCGATGCAGGCCAGGCGACCGGCCGCCCCAACGACGCGTCCAAGCGGCTTGTGCAGCGGTGGGAGTCCGGCACCACCCGAACGGTCCGGCCCGTCTACGCACGCGCTCTGGAAGCGGTCGCAGGGCTTCCCGTCGAAGCTCTAGGATTCAGCACTCGCGTCACCCCGGACGGGCGTGGTGGGCATGACCTGGCCGCCAACGGTGGGCACGGCGGGAACGGGAACGCAGAGCCGGCAGACGACCCGCAAGCAGCACCCGAAACCGCACAGAGCAAGACGATTCCCGGCAACTACACGGGCGTGTGGCTGAGCGAGTACGAGTACTACTCGTCCAGCCGGGACGCATCGTTCACGGCCCGGCACTACGTGGTGTTGCTCCACCACGGCAACCGGCTCACGGTGCGCAGCCTGCCGCAGAGTGCGGACGCCCCGGGCTCCACGCTGACGATGGCGCTGGAAGTGGACCAGAACGTGGTCACCGGCACATGGCGGGAAGAGACGAGCCCGAGCGGCTTCTACGTCGGAGCTGTCTACCACGGCGCGATACAGATGCTCGTGGAACCGACCGGGCGCCGGATAGCCGGCAAGTGGCTCGGGTTTGGGAAGGGCTTCGACGTGAACACCGGCCCGTGGACGCTGACCTTCCGTGACGCGTCCACCTCCCAAGCCACGCTCGACACCTACAGCCGGCCACCCGACGAGTGA
- the iolD gene encoding 3D-(3,5/4)-trihydroxycyclohexane-1,2-dione acylhydrolase (decyclizing), producing MRLTVGQALVRFLANQWTERDGVEQRLIAGCFGIFGHGNVAGIGQGLLEATVEDPEQLPYYLVRNEQSMVHAAVGYARMKNRLSTYACTTSIGPGATNMVTGAALATINRIPVLLLPGDIFATRVANPVLQELEDPRSYDVSVNDAFRPVSKYWDRINRPEQLVPAALAAMRVLTDPVETGAVTLCLPQDVQAEAYDWPESFFAKRVWHVGRPVPEPAALDRAVELIRSARQPLIVAGGGVIYSDATSQLQAFVEATGVPVGETQAGKGSLTWDHPSSVGAIGATGTTAANALAREADVVIGIGTRYSDFTTASNSVFANPDVKFVNLNVANFDAVKQGASTLLADARAGLVALEERLADWSVDPAYRTRAQVLSADWQRVVDSAYAVNHQPVPAQTEVIGVVNELSGPRDVVINAAGSMPGDLHKLWRSRDPKQYHIEYGYSCMGYEIAAGLGVKLADPSREVFVFVGDGSYLMLAQEIVTAVQENVKLVIVLVQNHGFASIGNLSESVGAQRFGTSYRYRNPATGALDGDVLPVDLAANAASLGADVIRTTTIDDFRSALQKAREATRTTLVQIETDPLAGGPSSEAWWDVPVAEVAALESTRDARAKYEANKPSQRRYL from the coding sequence GTGAGGCTCACCGTCGGACAAGCACTGGTGCGCTTCCTGGCGAACCAGTGGACGGAACGCGACGGCGTCGAGCAACGCCTGATCGCAGGCTGCTTCGGCATCTTCGGGCACGGCAACGTCGCCGGCATCGGGCAGGGGCTGCTCGAGGCGACCGTCGAGGATCCCGAGCAGCTGCCGTACTACCTCGTCCGCAACGAGCAGTCGATGGTGCACGCCGCGGTCGGCTATGCGCGCATGAAGAATCGGCTGTCAACGTACGCTTGCACCACGTCCATCGGACCTGGCGCGACCAACATGGTCACGGGCGCCGCGCTCGCCACGATCAACCGGATTCCCGTTCTGCTGCTGCCGGGCGACATCTTCGCGACCCGCGTGGCCAACCCCGTGTTGCAGGAGCTGGAGGACCCGCGGTCGTACGACGTTTCGGTCAACGACGCGTTCCGCCCAGTGTCGAAGTACTGGGACCGGATCAACCGACCCGAGCAGCTCGTCCCGGCGGCGCTCGCCGCGATGCGCGTGCTCACCGACCCGGTCGAGACCGGCGCGGTCACGCTCTGCCTGCCACAGGATGTGCAGGCCGAGGCGTACGACTGGCCGGAGTCGTTCTTCGCCAAGCGGGTCTGGCATGTCGGCCGTCCCGTACCCGAGCCGGCTGCCCTCGACCGCGCGGTCGAGCTGATCCGATCGGCTCGCCAGCCGCTGATCGTCGCAGGCGGCGGGGTGATCTACTCCGACGCCACCTCGCAGCTTCAAGCGTTCGTCGAGGCGACCGGCGTACCGGTGGGGGAGACCCAGGCCGGCAAGGGCTCGTTGACGTGGGACCACCCTTCGAGCGTTGGCGCGATCGGGGCGACCGGTACGACCGCCGCGAACGCGCTCGCCCGTGAGGCCGACGTGGTGATCGGCATCGGCACCCGCTACAGCGACTTCACGACCGCGTCGAACAGCGTTTTCGCCAATCCTGACGTGAAGTTCGTCAACCTCAACGTCGCGAACTTCGACGCGGTCAAGCAGGGCGCGTCGACGCTGCTCGCCGACGCGCGGGCCGGGCTGGTAGCGCTGGAGGAGCGGCTCGCCGACTGGTCGGTCGATCCGGCGTACCGTACGCGGGCGCAAGTGCTGTCCGCCGACTGGCAACGCGTGGTTGACAGCGCGTACGCCGTGAACCACCAGCCCGTCCCGGCGCAGACGGAGGTGATCGGCGTCGTCAACGAGCTCAGCGGCCCGCGCGACGTCGTGATCAACGCGGCGGGCAGCATGCCGGGCGACCTACACAAACTGTGGCGGTCGCGCGACCCGAAGCAGTACCACATCGAGTACGGCTACTCCTGTATGGGTTACGAGATCGCGGCGGGCCTCGGGGTCAAGCTGGCGGACCCGTCCCGGGAAGTGTTCGTGTTCGTCGGCGACGGCTCCTACTTGATGCTCGCGCAGGAGATCGTCACGGCGGTGCAGGAGAACGTGAAGCTCGTCATCGTGCTCGTGCAGAACCACGGCTTCGCCTCGATCGGCAACCTGTCCGAGAGCGTCGGCGCGCAACGGTTCGGTACGAGCTACCGCTACCGCAACCCGGCCACGGGCGCGCTCGACGGTGACGTGCTGCCGGTCGACCTGGCCGCGAACGCCGCGAGCCTGGGCGCCGACGTGATCCGTACGACGACGATCGACGACTTCCGTTCGGCCCTGCAGAAGGCCCGCGAGGCGACCCGCACCACGCTCGTGCAGATCGAGACCGACCCGCTCGCCGGCGGACCGTCCTCCGAGGCCTGGTGGGACGTTCCGGTCGCCGAGGTCGCGGCGCTCGAGTCGACGCGAGACGCCCGGGCCAAGTACGAGGCGAACAAGCCCAGCCAGCGCAGATATCTCTGA